One window of the Synechococcus sp. CC9311 genome contains the following:
- a CDS encoding thermonuclease family protein, which yields MASTTKAVGRSLLVGLLAGAALPIVLAAEQAHPTQIVTVLKVNNGQEVLVEINGEGRAVRLACIQAPLHQQKPWSQQAKTTLSKALPQGSVVQMELRARDVYGRVVARLLKEKMDIAAPLVSKGQVFAYDGYLGRCDDLNYQKLEREAQSRKEGVWAVEGGLTKPWDLIEASGKQAEP from the coding sequence ATGGCATCAACCACGAAGGCAGTAGGTCGCAGCTTGCTTGTCGGCCTACTAGCGGGTGCAGCCTTACCCATCGTCTTGGCCGCCGAACAAGCCCATCCCACCCAGATCGTCACCGTACTGAAGGTCAACAATGGCCAAGAGGTGCTGGTAGAAATCAATGGAGAGGGAAGGGCGGTTCGACTGGCCTGCATTCAAGCTCCCCTCCACCAGCAAAAACCCTGGTCGCAGCAAGCGAAAACAACGTTGAGCAAGGCACTACCTCAGGGCTCTGTTGTCCAAATGGAGCTACGGGCTCGTGACGTTTATGGGCGTGTTGTAGCCAGGCTCCTGAAGGAGAAAATGGACATTGCTGCCCCACTCGTCAGCAAAGGCCAAGTGTTTGCCTATGACGGTTACCTGGGACGATGCGACGACCTGAACTATCAAAAGTTGGAGCGTGAAGCTCAAAGCAGGAAAGAAGGCGTATGGGCAGTGGAAGGAGGACTGACAAAACCATGGGACTTGATCGAAGCAAGTGGGAAACAGGCAGAACCCTAG
- a CDS encoding M10 family metallopeptidase C-terminal domain-containing protein: MTIQPTLGQLSLIDSLRRRRATIEIENREVDREIKLLKTSEQLEEEANQDPIDSRQLAETSIEWTNEEQGTSTTNSASTTDGTHGFDRQVIRDDGGHGRNKSLSLIRSLAGDEDDAWQGPGIDKIGTIYDIAAEIYPHDSDAFRAGQVIKYNLTGGYSHWDHNPQQQFGNKNDFDGLSLNPERQELLRSVFKYLSNTLDITFIEDNTFTDFDNILENDINPYSEYDGYISFGDVNEVNYASKRQMLERRFCIINIDNTINPSGGVGSNAWTDALHEIGHALGLSHPGSYNYDPDPESENHNVTFERMAEFYNDTNMLTLMSYFKPNNNLGGLGSLENPNIFGPHMKQATLMPADFIALRGRYEIQKNNAAHGDWNEKKIIGVNTTITNEDPIWNQVESQISTSRYFYTQVANHNEDTVDFSNTTEDQKIDLRVTTGDNYDAFWSNIGGNKKNLAFSEVSIFEVAKSGSGDDILIGNNANNALFGNDGDDHLIGWGGDDDLSGGQGNDELFGGTGNDLIIAGEGDDYLSGSTGINEMYGGVGKDTFVLTQGSGHSTIHDFSGIDDQIKLGDGGESISIINNLDGNASIYQNGDLLGIVNAKSANALEVSGNYIIGVVNYM, from the coding sequence ATGACGATACAACCAACTCTTGGACAATTGTCTTTAATTGACAGTTTGCGTCGACGTCGCGCGACTATCGAAATCGAAAACAGAGAAGTGGATAGAGAGATTAAATTGCTAAAGACAAGCGAACAACTAGAGGAGGAAGCCAATCAAGACCCAATAGACTCTAGACAACTTGCAGAAACCTCGATTGAGTGGACCAATGAAGAGCAAGGGACTTCAACAACTAATTCAGCAAGCACTACTGATGGAACGCATGGGTTTGATAGGCAAGTAATTCGAGATGACGGAGGTCATGGGAGAAATAAAAGTTTAAGTTTAATTAGGTCATTAGCTGGAGATGAAGATGATGCTTGGCAAGGGCCAGGAATCGATAAAATAGGGACAATATATGACATTGCAGCAGAGATATACCCTCACGACAGCGACGCCTTCAGGGCTGGGCAAGTCATCAAATACAATTTGACAGGAGGTTATTCACATTGGGATCACAATCCACAACAGCAATTTGGTAACAAGAATGATTTTGATGGACTAAGCTTAAATCCCGAGAGGCAAGAATTATTAAGAAGCGTCTTCAAGTATCTATCGAATACACTCGATATTACTTTTATCGAAGATAATACCTTTACAGACTTCGACAATATTCTCGAAAACGACATAAACCCATACTCTGAGTATGACGGATATATAAGTTTTGGAGACGTAAACGAAGTGAATTATGCTTCGAAGAGGCAAATGCTTGAACGCAGGTTTTGCATTATAAATATAGATAATACAATAAATCCTAGTGGTGGAGTTGGTTCAAATGCGTGGACTGATGCGTTGCATGAAATTGGACATGCATTAGGCCTTTCCCACCCTGGCTCATACAATTACGACCCAGATCCAGAGAGCGAAAATCATAATGTAACTTTTGAAAGAATGGCTGAATTTTACAATGACACCAATATGCTAACCCTAATGTCTTATTTTAAGCCTAACAACAATCTTGGAGGCCTTGGTTCTCTTGAAAATCCGAATATCTTTGGCCCTCATATGAAACAAGCAACATTAATGCCAGCAGACTTTATTGCGCTAAGAGGAAGGTACGAAATTCAAAAGAACAATGCAGCACATGGCGATTGGAACGAAAAGAAGATAATTGGCGTAAATACAACAATTACAAATGAAGATCCTATTTGGAACCAAGTGGAATCACAAATCTCAACAAGCAGGTATTTTTACACTCAAGTAGCGAATCACAATGAGGATACAGTAGATTTTAGCAACACAACTGAAGACCAAAAAATCGATCTTCGTGTCACTACTGGAGATAATTACGATGCTTTTTGGTCAAACATTGGAGGTAACAAGAAAAATCTTGCTTTTTCCGAAGTATCAATATTTGAAGTCGCCAAGTCTGGAAGTGGTGATGACATATTAATTGGAAATAACGCCAATAATGCCTTATTTGGAAACGATGGAGACGATCATCTTATCGGCTGGGGTGGCGATGATGATCTTAGCGGTGGCCAGGGGAATGATGAACTATTTGGTGGCACTGGAAATGATCTGATTATTGCTGGTGAAGGTGATGACTATTTAAGTGGCTCAACAGGAATCAATGAAATGTACGGTGGCGTCGGTAAAGATACTTTTGTCCTGACACAAGGTTCAGGACATAGCACTATTCATGATTTTAGCGGTATTGATGATCAAATTAAGCTTGGTGATGGTGGTGAGAGCATTTCAATCATTAATAATCTAGATGGTAATGCAAGTATTTACCAAAATGGGGATCTTTTGGGAATCGTAAATGCAAAATCTGCCAATGCATTAGAGGTCAGTGGAAACTATATTATTGGAGTCGTTAATTATATGTGA
- a CDS encoding DUF938 domain-containing protein: MLSPTNQDRLYFPATVRNRAPIGAALSELLPEQGAVLEIASGSGEHAVTFQRRFPGILWQASDPDPSHCKSINAWIAHECLSDLMPPALQLDVLDRPWLLPERTSVELKVVVAINLIHIAPWSCCQSLVEQASDHLPIGGRLILYGPFRRNGLHTSSSNEAFDQSLRERNPSWGVRDLEAVETLCSEVGFKNMHFTELPANNIIVSVLKSV, from the coding sequence ATGCTTTCACCTACTAATCAAGATCGTCTCTACTTTCCGGCAACGGTGCGCAACCGTGCTCCTATCGGAGCTGCTCTCTCTGAACTGCTGCCTGAACAAGGTGCTGTCCTTGAAATTGCTAGTGGAAGTGGTGAACACGCTGTAACGTTTCAGCGCCGGTTTCCTGGCATTTTATGGCAAGCCAGTGATCCTGATCCAAGCCATTGTAAAAGTATCAATGCTTGGATTGCCCATGAGTGTTTGAGTGATTTGATGCCGCCAGCCTTACAACTTGATGTTCTTGACCGGCCATGGCTTCTTCCTGAAAGAACTAGTGTTGAATTAAAAGTTGTTGTTGCGATCAATTTGATACACATTGCTCCTTGGAGCTGTTGTCAATCATTAGTTGAGCAGGCATCTGACCACCTTCCGATTGGAGGTCGTTTAATTCTTTATGGGCCCTTTCGTCGGAACGGATTACATACGAGTTCAAGCAACGAAGCTTTTGATCAATCGTTGCGGGAGCGTAATCCCTCCTGGGGAGTGCGTGATCTTGAAGCTGTTGAGACACTTTGTAGCGAAGTTGGCTTCAAAAATATGCATTTTACTGAATTGCCCGCTAACAATATTATCGTTAGCGTATTAAAATCTGTTTAA
- a CDS encoding phycobilisome rod-core linker polypeptide: MAIPPRSFTISTQNARVEGVSNQAIETNSENQSEKLINDCYRQVFFHLLENDREVYLESQLRNNSITVRDFIRGLFLSDRFRRGYVECNNNYRLAEQVVARAFGRKVYNGAEGLALSIIIAEKGFNYFIDYVLDSDEYMKRFGYDIPPSEVSRLLPGRATGSVPLYQQYPRYDFDWQKKLISNKLMMSIADHLLFSNKTSIEKLLYDKPTGRALKLWLLTLATSIGISIWIILAIFRSTFTIN; encoded by the coding sequence ATGGCAATTCCTCCAAGAAGTTTCACAATCTCAACCCAAAACGCAAGAGTTGAAGGAGTCAGCAATCAAGCCATAGAAACAAATTCAGAAAATCAATCCGAGAAACTAATCAATGATTGTTACAGGCAAGTATTTTTCCACCTCTTAGAAAATGACAGAGAAGTCTATCTTGAATCACAACTCCGCAATAATTCAATAACTGTACGAGACTTTATTAGAGGACTGTTTTTATCTGACCGATTTCGACGAGGTTATGTCGAATGCAACAACAACTACAGATTAGCAGAACAAGTCGTTGCAAGAGCATTTGGCAGAAAAGTATATAACGGAGCAGAAGGCTTAGCACTATCGATAATCATTGCAGAGAAAGGATTTAATTATTTTATAGACTATGTCCTTGATAGCGACGAGTACATGAAAAGGTTTGGCTACGACATTCCTCCTAGTGAAGTCTCTCGTCTTTTGCCAGGGCGAGCAACAGGGTCAGTGCCCCTATATCAGCAATATCCAAGATACGATTTTGATTGGCAGAAAAAACTCATATCAAATAAATTAATGATGTCAATTGCCGATCATTTACTCTTCAGTAATAAAACATCAATAGAAAAACTACTTTACGACAAACCAACGGGAAGAGCTTTGAAATTATGGTTACTTACACTCGCGACGAGCATAGGAATTTCGATCTGGATAATATTAGCAATTTTCAGATCAACATTTACAATTAATTGA
- a CDS encoding RNA polymerase sigma factor RpoD/SigA codes for MPFPDNGNIDQFLDEIGRTPLLTAAEEITLGTSVRMSQSPEATPAQKRAGKRAKDRMIKANLRLVVTVSRKYLHRQLGQLEFGDLVQEGSIGLNRAVEKFDPELGYKFSTYAYWWIRQSISRAIDQTSATIRVPTSMNLVLAKLNQLPQGLNDEQICELLEVSDTQLKNLRHAFVAKRIASLDMKLGADRDGSTLTELLCDEQSTLNYDEFQWEAVKRSLGDQAKIALNNDQELLRRNVVDEQSLQSIANEIGISRERVRQKVDRAKKHLATIMIEHRDLVA; via the coding sequence ATGCCTTTCCCAGATAACGGCAACATTGATCAGTTCTTGGATGAGATTGGCCGAACTCCATTGCTCACAGCAGCTGAGGAGATCACGCTTGGAACTTCAGTGAGGATGAGCCAGTCACCCGAGGCAACTCCTGCTCAAAAAAGGGCTGGCAAACGAGCTAAAGATCGAATGATTAAGGCCAATCTTCGGTTGGTCGTCACCGTTAGCCGCAAGTACCTGCATCGTCAACTTGGGCAATTGGAATTTGGTGATCTGGTTCAGGAAGGTAGCATTGGCCTGAACCGTGCAGTTGAGAAGTTTGATCCTGAACTGGGATACAAATTCAGCACCTATGCGTATTGGTGGATCCGCCAATCAATAAGTAGGGCAATTGATCAGACATCTGCGACGATCAGGGTTCCAACTTCTATGAATCTTGTGCTAGCAAAGCTCAATCAACTGCCGCAGGGATTAAATGATGAGCAGATTTGCGAGCTACTAGAGGTTAGTGATACTCAGCTAAAAAACCTTCGGCACGCTTTTGTTGCCAAAAGAATTGCATCGCTAGATATGAAGCTTGGTGCAGATAGGGATGGTTCAACCCTTACTGAACTTCTTTGCGATGAGCAATCAACACTTAACTATGATGAGTTCCAGTGGGAAGCAGTTAAGCGAAGCCTTGGGGATCAAGCAAAAATAGCTCTGAATAACGATCAAGAGTTGTTGCGTCGCAACGTTGTGGATGAGCAGAGCCTTCAGTCAATCGCCAACGAAATTGGAATTAGTCGCGAACGAGTCCGTCAGAAGGTTGATCGAGCCAAAAAGCACCTAGCCACCATAATGATCGAGCACAGGGATCTCGTGGCCTGA
- a CDS encoding glutamine synthetase III — MPNPSRLAALQAIQQRKPMDCDKTPFLKEIWASDVFTLARMKNALPKEAFKVVRRVIRDGGKLNLEVADAVAQAMRDWAVSNGAHYYAHVFYPLTNSTAEKHDGFISPQKDGQAIHEFSGKLLIQGEPDGSSFPNGGIRSTFEARGYTAWDITSPAYLMRTPNGVTLCIPTVFVSWTGEALDKKTPLLRSNAAMNRQAQRLLRLLGNKDVAAVNSSCGAEQEYFLIDTQFATLRPDLLLAGRTLFGAPSPKGQQFDDHYFGAIPERVQVYMQDVEHQLYRLGIPAKTRHNEVAPGQFEIAPVHEAANVATDHQQMIMTVLRSTAKRHGFTCLMHEKPFAGINGSGKHVNWSVGNSTQGNLLDPGSTPHDNLQFLLFCAAVIRGVHRFGSLLRAVVATAGNDHRLGANEAPPAIISVYLGRQLEEVFQQFQRGEVTGSSTGDVMRLGVDSLPEFKKDAGDRNRTSPFAFTGNRFEFRAVGSGQSVAGPLVAMNTVLADSLEWINDQIEAHLASGQSLEQGAADVLKQVMDQHGAAVFGGDGYSDAWHQEATEQRGLENLRNTANALPVLRRDDVKELFQKQAVISPVELESRYEVYSEQYTLAVEVEAKVALSIVRTQISPAVQKHLGSLARSISQQQAVGLNPDQRTLQHAAELHQRMQDQINALDDELQQLHHGDTTASMNHAANVLLPRLLQLRDVVDGLEGLVDDDRWPLPSYREMLFVS, encoded by the coding sequence ATGCCCAATCCATCACGTCTGGCTGCTCTACAAGCCATCCAACAACGCAAGCCAATGGATTGCGACAAAACTCCTTTCTTGAAGGAGATCTGGGCCAGTGACGTCTTCACCCTGGCGCGCATGAAAAATGCTCTGCCTAAAGAAGCTTTCAAGGTTGTTCGTCGCGTGATCCGTGACGGAGGCAAATTAAATTTAGAGGTGGCAGACGCGGTTGCTCAGGCGATGAGAGATTGGGCCGTCAGCAATGGCGCTCATTATTACGCTCACGTCTTCTATCCCCTCACAAACTCAACGGCTGAAAAGCACGACGGATTTATCAGCCCGCAAAAGGATGGCCAGGCCATTCATGAATTTTCCGGCAAACTCCTGATTCAGGGTGAACCCGATGGCAGCTCGTTCCCCAATGGAGGTATCCGCTCAACATTTGAGGCACGTGGCTATACAGCTTGGGACATCACCAGCCCTGCTTATTTAATGCGCACGCCCAATGGCGTCACCCTATGCATCCCCACCGTGTTCGTGAGCTGGACCGGCGAAGCTCTCGACAAAAAAACCCCACTGCTGCGCTCAAACGCAGCTATGAATCGCCAAGCACAACGTTTGCTGCGCTTGCTTGGCAACAAGGACGTTGCTGCAGTGAACAGTTCCTGCGGAGCTGAACAAGAATATTTTTTAATTGACACTCAATTTGCCACACTTCGTCCTGACCTACTCCTGGCGGGCAGAACTCTGTTCGGAGCTCCCTCTCCTAAGGGACAGCAATTTGACGATCATTACTTCGGTGCCATTCCTGAACGGGTTCAGGTCTACATGCAGGACGTTGAACACCAGCTGTATAGGCTCGGAATTCCTGCAAAAACTCGACACAACGAGGTAGCTCCAGGGCAGTTCGAAATCGCCCCTGTGCATGAAGCCGCCAACGTGGCGACAGATCATCAACAAATGATCATGACTGTGCTTCGTAGCACGGCAAAACGGCATGGATTTACATGCCTTATGCATGAAAAGCCCTTTGCTGGAATCAATGGTTCCGGCAAACATGTGAACTGGTCTGTTGGTAACAGCACCCAGGGCAATCTTCTGGACCCTGGCTCAACTCCCCACGACAACCTGCAATTTCTGCTGTTCTGCGCCGCGGTGATCCGTGGAGTGCATCGATTTGGCTCACTTTTACGAGCAGTCGTTGCGACCGCAGGAAATGACCATCGCCTTGGAGCCAATGAAGCTCCACCCGCGATCATCTCTGTGTATCTGGGTAGACAGCTAGAGGAGGTCTTCCAGCAGTTCCAGCGTGGCGAAGTAACCGGAAGCAGCACAGGCGATGTGATGCGTCTGGGTGTTGACAGCCTCCCTGAGTTCAAGAAGGACGCTGGTGATCGAAACCGCACATCACCGTTTGCATTCACGGGCAACAGATTCGAGTTCAGAGCCGTGGGATCTGGCCAATCAGTGGCTGGTCCACTGGTAGCGATGAACACCGTTCTCGCTGATTCACTCGAGTGGATTAACGACCAAATCGAAGCACATTTGGCCTCAGGCCAATCCTTGGAACAGGGCGCAGCAGACGTTTTAAAACAAGTGATGGACCAACACGGTGCAGCCGTATTTGGGGGGGATGGTTATTCCGATGCATGGCATCAGGAGGCCACCGAACAAAGGGGATTAGAAAACCTGCGCAACACCGCCAACGCCCTTCCAGTACTGCGACGAGATGACGTCAAGGAACTGTTTCAGAAGCAGGCTGTGATCTCACCTGTGGAATTGGAGAGCCGCTACGAGGTTTACAGCGAGCAATACACGCTGGCAGTAGAAGTTGAAGCCAAGGTTGCACTCTCCATTGTTAGGACACAAATCAGCCCCGCTGTTCAGAAACATCTCGGCTCCTTGGCACGAAGCATCAGCCAACAACAAGCAGTAGGCCTGAATCCCGATCAACGAACTCTGCAACATGCAGCAGAGCTACATCAAAGGATGCAGGATCAAATCAATGCTCTCGACGATGAATTGCAGCAGCTGCATCACGGCGACACCACAGCATCGATGAACCATGCAGCTAACGTCCTGCTTCCACGCCTACTGCAGCTGCGGGATGTCGTAGATGGCTTAGAAGGCCTGGTGGATGACGATCGTTGGCCGCTTCCTTCGTATCGGGAGATGCTGTTCGTCAGTTGA
- a CDS encoding thermonuclease family protein, with the protein MGNLLPFFVFLLSLQVVAAKASDQNLPLVRFQGCYDGDTCTTTDAEKVRLACIDAPELKKRPRFRATKMSPIAYDNTSSERSADGLRALVLGRLVRIRRITTDRYGRTIAELFVDNRNVGQQQVINGHAVISQRYASQCAWATRS; encoded by the coding sequence ATGGGCAATTTGCTTCCTTTCTTCGTCTTTCTGTTGTCGCTTCAGGTTGTCGCTGCAAAAGCTAGTGATCAAAACCTGCCCCTCGTTCGTTTTCAGGGCTGTTACGACGGGGACACCTGTACGACCACTGATGCTGAAAAAGTCAGGTTGGCTTGTATTGATGCTCCGGAATTAAAAAAACGTCCTCGCTTTAGGGCCACCAAGATGAGTCCTATTGCTTATGACAACACCTCCTCCGAACGATCCGCCGACGGTTTGAGGGCTTTGGTTTTAGGTCGATTAGTTCGTATTCGCCGAATCACTACAGACCGCTATGGACGAACCATTGCAGAGCTTTTCGTTGACAATCGCAATGTTGGGCAGCAGCAGGTTATCAACGGCCATGCCGTGATCTCTCAGAGATACGCTTCGCAATGCGCTTGGGCTACTCGCTCCTGA